From one bacterium genomic stretch:
- a CDS encoding PKD domain-containing protein: MRNCQYLPGRPLLAAMIAATALALLSGCGEKDDLAPVITRVQANVDCGIAPADVQFVAFVSGGDPGPDPTGANTNLDILWNFQDGATGHGSTTHHVFAEPGTYEVAVTVTDDDGDSKSSFVSVEIRADSLLVRSSPDTTVTASLAYFPTHTIGATNGGSGGGNFRSQPIINEILAFNAVLPNPENQNRFEPVLELHNPTGAAVNIGNWSLTNDPYDRDKFLFASTVSIPAHGYYRVWLNGRGQSTGTTQANFNLLLGWTGAPADFVADVYLYDASRRLVDVKPVRNSATNVSFGHYPDACTDGRAYFSATAEVCGFDPALGQFDRFDFLWRSGSILESTYGERESSHMFTVQDAGLCPVVVTVFDTYMSVTRHDTVMVEVLAPGTP; this comes from the coding sequence ATGCGCAATTGCCAATACCTGCCCGGCCGCCCATTGCTGGCCGCGATGATCGCCGCCACCGCGCTCGCGCTGCTGTCCGGCTGCGGCGAGAAGGACGACCTCGCCCCGGTCATCACCCGGGTCCAGGCGAACGTCGACTGCGGCATCGCGCCCGCGGACGTCCAGTTCGTCGCCTTCGTCTCCGGCGGCGATCCCGGGCCCGATCCGACCGGCGCCAACACCAATCTCGACATCCTCTGGAACTTCCAGGACGGCGCGACCGGGCACGGCTCGACCACCCACCACGTGTTCGCGGAGCCCGGCACCTACGAAGTCGCGGTGACGGTCACCGACGACGACGGGGACAGCAAGTCGTCCTTCGTCTCGGTCGAGATCCGCGCCGACTCGCTGCTCGTCCGGTCCTCGCCCGACACGACGGTCACCGCGAGCCTGGCCTACTTCCCGACGCACACCATCGGCGCCACCAACGGCGGCTCCGGCGGCGGGAACTTCCGCAGCCAGCCGATCATCAACGAGATCCTCGCCTTCAACGCGGTGCTCCCGAACCCGGAGAACCAGAACCGTTTCGAACCGGTGCTGGAGCTGCACAACCCCACCGGCGCCGCGGTGAACATCGGCAACTGGTCCCTGACCAACGACCCCTACGACCGGGACAAGTTCCTCTTCGCCTCGACCGTGTCGATCCCGGCCCACGGCTACTACCGTGTCTGGCTGAACGGGCGCGGGCAGAGCACCGGCACCACGCAGGCCAACTTCAACCTGCTGCTGGGCTGGACGGGCGCCCCCGCCGACTTCGTCGCCGACGTCTACCTCTACGACGCCAGCCGCCGCCTCGTCGACGTGAAGCCGGTCCGCAACTCCGCCACCAACGTCTCGTTCGGCCACTACCCCGACGCCTGCACCGACGGCAGGGCGTACTTCTCCGCGACCGCCGAGGTCTGCGGCTTCGACCCGGCCCTCGGCCAGTTCGATCGGTTCGACTTCCTGTGGCGGTCCGGCAGCATCCTGGAATCGACCTACGGGGAGCGGGAGTCCTCCCACATGTTCACGGTCCAGGACGCGGGGCTGTGCCCGGTGGTGGTCACGGTCTTCGACACCTACATGAGCGTGACGCGCCACGACACCGTCATGGTCGAGGTGCTGGCGCCCGGAACTCCCTGA